One stretch of Halobaculum marinum DNA includes these proteins:
- a CDS encoding DUF1405 domain-containing protein yields the protein MSLLADLTSDDGLPERPDLPWYVAPLPRAVENFGLHVAALVVAVNLVGTAFGFWYYGFHPLPLSDPLITWQLGGTPPSMWVFVPDSPVATLFIALALGLWKLGRSNEYVNALAFFGCWKLGLWTPFVLLAFADGFTATTPLPMYLFLLFSHLAMTVEGFLLYRIADFPVKAVAVALAWYGLNDVVDYFLPIVGTPHHTLMPGQVALEGTLGFTHPSPTHEIAAAGAVVLTLTATFLVLATRVKKFEVGALRSGEPGE from the coding sequence ATGAGCCTCCTCGCCGACCTCACGTCCGACGACGGTCTCCCCGAGCGGCCGGACCTCCCGTGGTACGTCGCGCCGCTCCCGCGGGCGGTGGAGAACTTCGGCCTCCACGTCGCCGCGCTCGTCGTCGCGGTCAACCTCGTCGGGACCGCCTTCGGCTTCTGGTACTACGGCTTCCACCCGCTCCCGCTGTCGGACCCGCTGATCACCTGGCAGTTGGGCGGGACGCCGCCGTCGATGTGGGTGTTCGTCCCCGACTCGCCCGTGGCGACGCTGTTCATCGCGCTCGCGCTCGGCCTGTGGAAACTGGGGCGCTCGAACGAGTACGTGAACGCGCTGGCGTTCTTCGGCTGCTGGAAACTCGGGCTGTGGACGCCGTTCGTCCTCCTCGCGTTCGCCGACGGCTTCACCGCGACGACGCCGCTCCCGATGTATCTGTTCCTGCTGTTCTCGCACCTCGCGATGACCGTCGAGGGGTTCCTCCTGTACCGCATCGCCGACTTCCCGGTGAAGGCGGTCGCCGTCGCGCTGGCGTGGTACGGCCTCAACGACGTGGTCGACTACTTCCTGCCGATCGTCGGGACGCCACACCACACGCTGATGCCCGGGCAGGTGGCGCTGGAGGGGACGCTGGGGTTCACCCATCCGTCGCCGACCCACGAAATCGCCGCTGCAGGTGCGGTCGTGCTCACGCTCACGGCGACGTTCCTCGTGCTCGCCACCCGGGTGAAGAAGTTCGAGGTCGGCGCGCTCCGGTCGGGCGAACCGGGCGAGTAG
- a CDS encoding carbohydrate ABC transporter permease: protein MSTDDGRIARAVDNALRYPGAAYRLLFAVVVGFFLVFAGFPIYWLLVVAVTPTGAAPGLVPESVTATNVLVVVVGSEFLRYVFNSLVIAACTTVAVVVVASLAGYAFGRLEFPGKRALLIVTLCVAYFPPVAFVIPLFRLLSGALEVSVFGVTATSPDLFNTPAGPGIPLTGLTMPLAIFILTTFFERIPDTLEDAARVEGTTRLGALVRVIVPLSRPGIATAAVLTFLQVYTEFFFSLLMTNGDPQDWAPIVPVIRGLRNANASFAAAAAVIALVPVVLLLALADDHVVAGLTAGYR, encoded by the coding sequence ATGTCGACGGACGACGGTCGGATCGCTCGCGCGGTCGACAACGCGCTCAGGTATCCCGGAGCCGCCTACCGACTCCTGTTCGCCGTCGTGGTGGGATTCTTCCTCGTGTTCGCGGGGTTCCCCATCTACTGGCTGCTCGTCGTCGCGGTGACGCCGACCGGGGCGGCGCCCGGACTCGTCCCCGAGTCGGTGACGGCGACGAACGTGCTCGTCGTCGTGGTCGGCTCGGAGTTCCTCCGGTACGTGTTCAACAGCCTCGTGATCGCGGCGTGCACGACGGTCGCCGTGGTCGTCGTCGCGAGCCTCGCGGGCTACGCGTTCGGGCGACTGGAGTTCCCCGGGAAGCGAGCCCTCCTGATCGTGACGCTGTGTGTGGCGTACTTCCCGCCGGTTGCGTTCGTCATCCCGTTGTTCCGCTTGCTCTCTGGGGCGCTGGAGGTGTCGGTCTTCGGCGTCACCGCCACGAGTCCCGACCTGTTCAACACGCCCGCCGGTCCCGGCATCCCGCTGACGGGGTTGACGATGCCGCTGGCCATCTTCATCCTCACAACGTTCTTCGAGCGCATTCCGGACACCCTGGAGGACGCCGCCCGCGTCGAGGGGACGACTCGCCTCGGTGCGCTCGTCCGGGTGATCGTCCCGCTGTCGCGCCCGGGCATCGCGACTGCTGCGGTGCTCACCTTCCTCCAGGTGTACACGGAGTTCTTCTTCTCGCTGCTCATGACCAACGGCGACCCGCAGGACTGGGCGCCGATCGTCCCGGTTATTCGGGGGCTCCGGAACGCCAACGCCTCGTTCGCCGCCGCGGCTGCGGTGATCGCACTCGTGCCCGTCGTGCTCCTGCTGGCGCTGGCAGACGACCACGTGGTGGCGGGGTTGACCGCTGGCTACCGGTGA
- a CDS encoding HFX_2341 family transcriptional regulator domain-containing protein, translated as MQTHVVPVGFDYDRLIAPLVRDQFDVDRVVLLEGAVGSEANVEYSRNLSKKLETDFRNLLGAETERVAVADVYDYDAAFEQAYDLINAELDADREVWVNVSSMPRPVSFAFATAAHSVTLERQADRDRIHTYYTAPEKYLETELAEELRADRDLLRDLLDGAEGDADEEAKTVAGVDADRVRERLDTATDLLAEFDERGTTIGAKEVDGRHIIELPVASFSNVKPFEEVILFKLGEAGEFESVSELAKALAGTLDEEYTDSFRSKVIYNVDRLGPGGKGYVEQEAHGKSYRTRLSRIGELWVRAHAAEDASDYEW; from the coding sequence ATGCAGACACACGTCGTCCCGGTCGGCTTCGACTACGACCGGCTCATCGCGCCGCTGGTCCGCGACCAGTTCGACGTGGACCGCGTCGTCCTGCTGGAGGGCGCCGTCGGGAGCGAGGCGAACGTCGAGTACTCGCGGAACCTCTCGAAGAAGTTGGAGACGGACTTTCGGAACCTGCTCGGCGCCGAGACCGAGCGCGTCGCCGTCGCGGACGTGTACGACTACGACGCCGCCTTCGAGCAGGCGTACGACCTGATCAACGCCGAGTTGGACGCCGACCGCGAGGTGTGGGTGAACGTCTCGTCGATGCCGCGGCCCGTCTCGTTCGCGTTCGCGACTGCCGCCCACTCCGTCACGCTCGAGCGGCAGGCCGACCGCGACCGCATCCACACGTACTACACGGCGCCCGAGAAGTACCTCGAGACCGAATTGGCGGAGGAACTGCGGGCGGACCGCGACCTGCTGCGCGACCTCTTGGACGGTGCGGAGGGAGACGCCGACGAGGAGGCCAAGACGGTCGCGGGCGTCGACGCAGACCGCGTGCGCGAGCGCCTCGACACCGCGACCGACCTGCTCGCGGAGTTCGACGAGCGCGGCACCACCATCGGCGCCAAGGAGGTCGACGGGCGCCACATCATCGAACTCCCCGTCGCCTCCTTCTCGAACGTGAAGCCGTTCGAGGAGGTGATCCTGTTCAAACTCGGCGAGGCGGGCGAGTTCGAGTCGGTCAGCGAGTTGGCGAAGGCGCTCGCGGGCACACTCGACGAGGAGTACACCGACTCGTTCCGCTCGAAAGTGATCTACAACGTCGACCGCCTCGGGCCGGGCGGGAAAGGGTACGTCGAGCAGGAGGCCCACGGAAAGTCCTACCGGACGCGCCTCTCGCGCATCGGGGAGTTGTGGGTGCGCGCCCACGCCGCCGAGGACGCCTCCGACTACGAGTGGTGA
- a CDS encoding sodium:solute symporter family protein: MAELGTSVVVVLGYLLITLAIGLVAYRLTDRSAEDYYLASRSVGTVVLLFTTFATLLSAFTFFGGPNLAFAAGPEWILVMGLMDGILFALLWYAIGYKQWLVGKAHGYVTLGEMLGDRFGSRGLRGLVAGVSLLWLFPYVMLQQIGAGQALVGLTDGAVPYWAGAALITVFMVAYVALSGLRGVAWTDTLQGVFMLGVVWLAVAWVASAAGGVSALTAGMAQANPEFASLGGGLYSPQWMIGTAVVIAFGVAAFPQVNQRFFMADDARTLKRSFALWPVLVLLLFVPAFLLGSWAVGLGITVPDGSNVLPVLLNEYTPAWFAALVIAGALAAMMSSSDSMLLSGSSYFTRDLYRPFVDPDVSDDREGWIARVGVAVFAASTFAASLLVGGGGGLDVLVTLGDTAFGGYAQLTIPLILALYWSRTTKSGMIAGIVAAEAVYIPHALFVSDVAFLSTTYLTWDYALWCMLLSLVVTVGVSAVTTASPGENAEKFGVSAD; encoded by the coding sequence GTGGCTGAGTTGGGCACCTCGGTGGTGGTCGTGCTCGGCTACCTGCTGATCACGCTGGCAATCGGGTTGGTCGCCTACCGGTTGACGGACCGCTCGGCGGAGGACTACTACCTCGCGTCGCGGTCGGTGGGGACCGTCGTGCTCCTGTTCACGACGTTCGCGACCCTGCTGTCGGCGTTCACCTTCTTCGGCGGCCCCAACCTCGCGTTCGCCGCGGGGCCGGAGTGGATCCTCGTGATGGGGCTGATGGACGGCATCCTGTTCGCGCTCCTGTGGTACGCCATCGGTTACAAGCAGTGGCTCGTCGGGAAGGCTCACGGCTACGTGACGCTGGGCGAGATGCTCGGCGACCGCTTCGGCTCGCGCGGTCTCCGCGGACTGGTCGCAGGCGTGAGCCTCCTGTGGCTGTTCCCGTACGTGATGCTCCAGCAGATCGGCGCCGGGCAGGCGCTCGTGGGGCTGACCGACGGCGCGGTGCCGTACTGGGCCGGCGCGGCGCTGATCACGGTGTTCATGGTCGCGTACGTCGCCCTCTCGGGACTCCGGGGCGTCGCGTGGACCGACACACTGCAGGGCGTGTTCATGCTCGGCGTCGTCTGGCTGGCGGTCGCGTGGGTCGCCTCAGCCGCCGGCGGTGTCTCCGCGCTCACCGCGGGGATGGCGCAGGCGAACCCCGAGTTCGCGTCGCTGGGCGGCGGGCTCTACTCGCCACAGTGGATGATCGGCACCGCAGTGGTCATCGCGTTCGGCGTCGCGGCGTTCCCGCAGGTGAACCAGCGGTTCTTCATGGCCGACGACGCGCGGACGCTGAAGCGATCGTTCGCGCTGTGGCCCGTCCTCGTCCTGCTGCTGTTCGTCCCCGCGTTCCTGCTCGGGTCGTGGGCGGTCGGCCTCGGCATCACGGTGCCCGACGGGAGCAACGTCCTCCCGGTCCTGTTGAACGAGTACACGCCGGCGTGGTTCGCGGCGCTCGTCATCGCTGGCGCGCTGGCGGCGATGATGTCCTCATCGGACTCGATGCTCCTCTCGGGGTCGTCGTACTTCACGCGGGACCTGTACCGCCCGTTCGTCGACCCCGACGTGAGCGACGACCGCGAGGGGTGGATCGCACGCGTCGGCGTCGCCGTGTTCGCGGCGTCGACGTTCGCGGCTTCCCTCCTTGTCGGCGGCGGGGGTGGGCTCGACGTGCTCGTCACGCTCGGCGACACGGCGTTCGGCGGGTACGCCCAGTTGACCATTCCCCTCATCCTCGCGCTCTACTGGTCGCGGACGACGAAGTCCGGGATGATCGCCGGAATCGTCGCCGCCGAGGCCGTGTACATCCCACACGCGCTGTTCGTCAGCGACGTGGCGTTCCTCTCGACGACGTACCTGACGTGGGACTACGCGCTGTGGTGTATGCTCCTCTCGCTGGTGGTGACCGTCGGCGTCTCCGCCGTGACGACGGCTTCGCCGGGCGAGAACGCCGAGAAGTTCGGCGTGAGCGCGGACTGA
- a CDS encoding DUF3311 domain-containing protein, translated as MTRTRSDLLWVLVFAVLVAFAIPWFLWGDATVVAGLPLWLWWHVGWMVLATVAFYAFTRTGGWDRGVDAEVIRRG; from the coding sequence ATGACGCGCACTCGATCGGACCTGCTGTGGGTACTCGTGTTCGCCGTGCTCGTGGCGTTCGCGATCCCGTGGTTCCTGTGGGGCGACGCGACCGTCGTCGCTGGCCTCCCCCTCTGGCTGTGGTGGCACGTCGGCTGGATGGTGCTGGCGACCGTCGCGTTCTACGCGTTCACGCGCACCGGCGGCTGGGACCGCGGCGTCGACGCCGAGGTGATCCGCCGTGGCTGA
- a CDS encoding glycosyl transferase family 2 produces MEYVQERVATLHSFGDAAPDAPTDRAAVVVPMTEREYAGLAAERVLSELESLDPARVVVPLRAPAERVGAFREWLDGFDLPLETLWCDGPRVDGLLSDAGLDGERGKGRDVWLALGRALREEYVVVHDADTKSYSRNYVRRLLFPLANGFDFSKGYYARVENGQLYGRLFRLFYSPLVRALHDANPGSEFLAYMASFRYALAGEFAATSDVVGSLPLQRTWGLEVGTLAAAYDAVGVDGAAQVDLGSYEHDHRAVSGPTGLSDMSRSVGAALLRAAEDHGVRVDYDALPEAYRRTGESFIDRYAADAAFNGLSYDRSGERRQVRTYAESIAPPGPDTRLPSWDGVDLSPAAVAEAADADARDAANGDVKDADG; encoded by the coding sequence ATGGAGTACGTGCAGGAGCGCGTCGCGACGCTCCACTCGTTCGGTGACGCCGCACCGGATGCGCCGACCGACCGAGCGGCGGTCGTCGTTCCGATGACCGAGCGGGAGTACGCCGGCCTCGCCGCCGAACGCGTGCTGTCGGAGTTGGAGTCGCTCGACCCCGCCCGCGTCGTCGTCCCCCTGCGCGCCCCCGCCGAGCGCGTCGGCGCATTCCGCGAGTGGCTCGACGGCTTCGACCTGCCGTTGGAGACGCTGTGGTGTGACGGCCCCCGCGTGGACGGCCTGCTCTCGGACGCCGGACTGGACGGCGAGCGCGGGAAGGGGCGCGACGTGTGGCTGGCCCTCGGCAGGGCGCTTCGCGAAGAGTACGTCGTCGTCCACGACGCGGACACGAAGTCGTACTCACGGAACTACGTCCGCCGCCTGCTGTTCCCCCTGGCGAACGGCTTCGACTTCTCGAAGGGATACTACGCCCGCGTCGAGAACGGGCAGTTGTACGGGCGACTGTTCCGCCTGTTCTACTCCCCGCTCGTGCGGGCGTTACACGACGCGAACCCCGGGTCGGAGTTCCTGGCGTACATGGCGTCGTTCCGCTACGCGCTCGCGGGTGAGTTCGCCGCGACGAGCGACGTGGTCGGGTCGCTCCCGCTCCAGCGCACCTGGGGGCTGGAGGTGGGGACGCTCGCGGCGGCGTACGACGCGGTCGGCGTCGACGGCGCGGCGCAGGTCGACCTCGGGAGTTACGAGCACGACCACCGCGCGGTGTCGGGGCCGACCGGACTCTCCGACATGAGTCGCTCCGTCGGCGCCGCGCTGTTGCGGGCCGCCGAGGACCACGGCGTGCGGGTCGACTACGACGCGTTGCCCGAGGCGTACCGACGGACGGGGGAGTCGTTCATCGACCGATACGCGGCGGACGCGGCGTTCAACGGGCTCTCGTACGACCGCAGCGGCGAGCGTCGACAAGTGCGGACGTACGCGGAGTCCATCGCGCCGCCGGGGCCGGACACGCGCCTGCCGTCGTGGGACGGGGTGGACCTGTCGCCGGCGGCAGTCGCGGAGGCCGCCGACGCCGACGCCCGCGACGCCGCCAACGGGGACGTGAAAGACGCCGACGGGTGA
- a CDS encoding NUDIX hydrolase: MEFERVRRHTPVRVTDAERRAAVLAPIIDRSGEPHVLFTKRADHLGSHPGQMSFPGGGVETIDSDLTATALREADEEIGLRASEVDVIGRLDDIQTVSEYAVTPFVGTAPDREYVPSDDEVAEIAILAVADLTARENYESERRDHPHYGDIRLHFFHVDGYTVWGATGRMLVQLLELLTDWEMPAEVDRVVDPDADLPV; the protein is encoded by the coding sequence ATGGAGTTCGAGCGCGTCCGTCGCCACACGCCCGTCCGGGTGACGGACGCCGAGCGGCGCGCGGCCGTGCTCGCACCGATCATCGACCGCAGCGGTGAGCCGCACGTCCTGTTCACGAAGCGCGCCGACCACCTCGGGAGCCACCCCGGACAGATGAGCTTCCCCGGGGGCGGCGTCGAGACCATAGACTCGGATCTGACGGCGACGGCGCTGCGCGAAGCTGACGAAGAGATCGGGCTCCGCGCCTCGGAGGTAGACGTGATCGGGCGACTCGACGACATCCAGACCGTCTCCGAGTACGCGGTCACGCCGTTCGTTGGCACCGCACCGGACCGGGAGTACGTCCCCAGCGACGACGAGGTCGCCGAAATCGCGATCCTTGCGGTCGCCGACCTCACCGCGCGCGAGAACTACGAGTCCGAGCGCCGCGACCACCCGCACTACGGCGACATCCGTCTCCACTTCTTCCACGTCGACGGCTACACTGTCTGGGGCGCGACCGGGCGGATGCTCGTGCAGTTGCTCGAACTGCTCACCGACTGGGAGATGCCCGCCGAGGTCGACCGCGTCGTGGACCCCGACGCCGACCTCCCGGTGTAG
- a CDS encoding DUF7388 family protein — MTHSVSTAPDSVAAETNLDGVALKPTECDVRVAADLPVDLVCVDYEGRDAMPDTETLAALAESVDLRVTTPVRADGFDPRGDDSLVDELPPAARRVLVAGHGAYLTDDERRRAVAPRLGDAVRAVRASGDEPWVGTEGIERVALAAGGVQYDLLSRTTERDVRALRAAGFEGEVALYAPVVPSDDEDAILDAVGAYAARRRPVREALPDDAETDAAATGRAREVLSAAVRDYALVGDPETVAERVADLHAVGVDHVVGYPAAGVDTLR, encoded by the coding sequence ATGACACACTCCGTATCCACAGCCCCCGACAGCGTCGCCGCCGAAACGAACCTCGACGGGGTCGCGCTCAAGCCGACCGAGTGCGACGTGCGCGTCGCCGCCGACCTCCCGGTCGACCTCGTGTGCGTCGACTACGAGGGTCGCGACGCGATGCCGGACACCGAGACGCTGGCCGCCCTCGCTGAGTCGGTCGACCTCCGCGTGACGACGCCCGTCCGCGCCGACGGGTTCGACCCTCGCGGCGACGACTCGCTGGTCGACGAGCTCCCGCCGGCGGCGAGACGCGTGCTCGTGGCGGGTCACGGCGCCTACCTTACGGACGACGAGCGCCGCCGCGCGGTCGCGCCGCGCCTCGGCGACGCCGTCCGCGCGGTCCGGGCGTCCGGCGACGAACCGTGGGTCGGCACCGAGGGCATCGAGCGCGTCGCGCTCGCCGCCGGCGGCGTCCAGTACGACCTACTGTCGCGGACGACCGAGCGCGACGTACGGGCGTTGCGGGCCGCCGGTTTCGAGGGCGAGGTCGCGCTGTACGCGCCGGTCGTCCCCAGCGACGACGAGGACGCGATCCTTGACGCCGTCGGCGCGTACGCCGCGCGCCGCAGGCCCGTCCGGGAGGCGCTCCCCGACGACGCCGAGACGGACGCCGCGGCGACGGGACGCGCTCGCGAGGTGCTGTCGGCGGCCGTCCGCGACTACGCGCTCGTGGGCGACCCCGAGACGGTGGCCGAGCGCGTCGCCGACCTCCACGCTGTCGGTGTCGACCACGTGGTCGGCTACCCCGCCGCCGGCGTCGACACACTCCGGTAA
- a CDS encoding phosphotransferase family protein: MDGALRSALDAAAPDREVRDVAATGPSWNDDNETVRVTFADDDDPSALFCKVALDGDGSRIARERAALAAVSAADRVPVPRVVAADPTASVPYLLTAPVEGETLLDRGADADAATRRDLARAVGRSLADLHDLYADSLDFHGEIRGVVRDGDGRVSGVDVRGDPWTDVLLARIEWIRTASPSDRFDDHFRRVAEVVAANRDRLDDAVAALCHFDLAKPNCFVLDGDGDGGDGGDDPPTAGLLDWERACVGDPVRDLVRGLEQGFEPMRGDDEQRLGDAFLDGYREQVGGLPAGYEEREPIYRAVRHLGVSGYFENYVRFVDEDSAAFAEWTEAELDRRLARV; encoded by the coding sequence ATGGACGGCGCCCTCCGATCCGCCCTCGACGCCGCGGCTCCCGACCGGGAGGTCCGAGACGTCGCCGCGACCGGGCCGTCGTGGAACGACGACAACGAGACGGTTCGCGTGACCTTCGCCGATGACGACGACCCGAGCGCGCTGTTCTGTAAGGTCGCGCTCGACGGCGACGGGAGCCGCATCGCTCGTGAGCGGGCGGCGCTTGCGGCCGTCAGCGCGGCCGACCGGGTTCCCGTTCCGCGCGTCGTCGCCGCCGACCCGACGGCGTCGGTGCCGTACCTCCTGACGGCCCCGGTGGAGGGCGAGACGCTGTTGGACCGCGGCGCAGACGCCGACGCCGCGACACGGCGTGACCTCGCCCGCGCCGTCGGCCGATCACTCGCGGACCTGCACGACCTGTACGCCGACTCGCTCGACTTCCACGGCGAGATACGCGGCGTGGTCCGCGACGGCGACGGTCGTGTGTCCGGAGTCGACGTTCGGGGCGACCCGTGGACCGACGTGCTCCTCGCCCGGATCGAGTGGATACGGACGGCCTCGCCGTCCGACCGGTTCGACGACCACTTCCGCCGCGTCGCGGAGGTGGTGGCTGCGAACCGCGACCGCCTCGACGACGCGGTGGCGGCGCTGTGTCACTTCGACCTCGCGAAGCCGAACTGCTTCGTCTTGGACGGCGATGGTGACGGCGGGGACGGCGGAGACGACCCACCGACTGCGGGGTTGCTCGACTGGGAACGAGCGTGCGTGGGCGACCCAGTTCGGGACCTCGTTCGAGGGCTTGAACAGGGGTTCGAACCGATGCGCGGGGACGACGAGCAACGGCTGGGCGATGCGTTCCTCGACGGCTACCGGGAGCAGGTCGGCGGCCTCCCGGCCGGCTACGAGGAGCGTGAGCCGATCTATCGCGCGGTTCGCCATCTCGGCGTCTCCGGCTACTTCGAGAACTACGTCCGGTTCGTCGACGAGGACAGCGCGGCGTTCGCGGAGTGGACGGAGGCGGAACTCGACCGTCGACTCGCGCGGGTCTGA
- a CDS encoding creatininase family protein, giving the protein MQLLHEETTTSAGDAFDDDVEVAILPTGSVEQHGPALPLGTDFLAAEAVARGVDRDDAVVLPTVPVGVSAHHRQFDGTLWAEPETFEDYVGEIAASVASHGVDKLVFCNGHGGNSDALQRAARRLRGDRIAYAVPWNWWASLDGLDEELFDQSGIGHADAMETSMVAHVAGDLVREALLADAEAGAADSWGKTVHGAEVGFDTADFSESGAVGSPTQGTAEKGERLFEQATSELDALVDWLADQPFDALMPEPHR; this is encoded by the coding sequence ATGCAACTACTCCACGAGGAGACGACGACGAGCGCGGGCGACGCGTTCGACGACGACGTCGAGGTGGCGATTCTACCGACCGGGTCGGTCGAACAGCACGGCCCCGCGCTCCCGTTGGGGACGGACTTCCTCGCCGCCGAGGCCGTCGCCCGCGGCGTCGACCGCGACGACGCCGTCGTGCTCCCGACGGTACCGGTGGGCGTGTCGGCGCACCACCGCCAGTTCGACGGGACGCTGTGGGCCGAACCCGAGACGTTCGAAGACTACGTCGGCGAGATAGCGGCGTCGGTCGCGAGCCACGGCGTCGACAAACTCGTCTTCTGCAACGGGCACGGCGGCAACTCGGACGCGCTCCAGCGGGCCGCCCGCCGACTCCGCGGCGACCGCATCGCGTACGCCGTGCCGTGGAACTGGTGGGCGAGTCTCGACGGACTCGACGAGGAGTTGTTCGACCAGTCGGGTATCGGCCACGCCGACGCGATGGAGACGAGCATGGTCGCCCACGTCGCGGGCGACCTCGTGCGCGAGGCGCTGCTGGCGGACGCGGAGGCCGGCGCCGCCGACTCCTGGGGGAAGACTGTCCACGGGGCCGAGGTCGGGTTCGACACGGCGGACTTCTCCGAGTCTGGCGCAGTGGGGTCGCCGACACAGGGGACCGCCGAGAAGGGTGAGCGACTGTTCGAGCAGGCGACGAGCGAACTCGACGCGCTGGTCGACTGGCTGGCCGACCAGCCGTTCGACGCGCTCATGCCGGAACCACACCGCTGA